In a genomic window of Thiosocius teredinicola:
- a CDS encoding thioredoxin family protein: MNPGYHDKPAWFKESFLDIREDIGEAEAANRRVMLYFYQDGCPYCAKLLNDNFGNPAITEKTRKHFDVIAINMWGDREVVGIDGKATTEKAFANSLRVQYTPTLLFLGEQGDVVLRINGYFPPQNFDVALDYFAGRHENSGPFRDYLAQSRSAPQDQKIKPIAEALPHPLRLRERPTPQRRLLVLFEEARCAACDDLHQILSRDMIAYALTNLDVAQVDIDANDVVQTPDGRELKAGDWARELGIQYAPSLVFFDAAGNELFRTEALLRSFHVHGAIDYVVSGAYLWQPSFQRFLQHRTETLRARGKDIDLMQ, from the coding sequence GTGAACCCCGGTTATCACGACAAACCGGCCTGGTTCAAAGAGTCGTTTCTCGATATCCGCGAAGACATCGGCGAGGCGGAAGCGGCGAACAGGCGTGTGATGCTGTATTTCTACCAGGACGGCTGCCCTTACTGCGCGAAGTTGTTGAACGATAACTTCGGAAACCCCGCAATCACCGAGAAGACTCGCAAGCACTTCGACGTGATTGCGATCAACATGTGGGGTGACCGCGAGGTTGTCGGTATTGACGGCAAGGCGACGACCGAGAAAGCGTTCGCCAACAGTCTGCGCGTTCAGTACACGCCAACGCTGTTGTTTTTGGGTGAACAGGGCGACGTGGTGTTGCGCATCAACGGCTACTTCCCGCCGCAGAACTTCGATGTTGCGTTGGACTATTTCGCCGGCCGGCACGAAAACAGTGGCCCGTTTCGCGACTATCTCGCCCAGTCGAGATCGGCACCCCAGGATCAGAAGATCAAACCGATCGCCGAAGCCTTGCCGCATCCCTTGCGGTTGCGCGAGCGGCCAACGCCGCAACGTCGGCTGCTGGTGTTGTTCGAGGAAGCGCGATGCGCGGCCTGCGACGACCTGCATCAGATTCTCTCACGCGACATGATTGCGTATGCGTTGACGAACCTCGACGTCGCGCAGGTGGATATCGATGCGAATGACGTTGTGCAGACCCCGGACGGGCGTGAGCTGAAGGCGGGTGATTGGGCGCGCGAGCTGGGTATTCAGTATGCGCCGAGCCTGGTGTTCTTCGACGCGGCGGGCAATGAGCTGTTTCGTACCGAGGCGTTGTTACGGTCGTTTCATGTGCACGGCGCGATCGACTATGTCGTATCCGGCGCGTACCTGTGGCAACCGTCTTTTCAGCGCTTTCTACAACACCGTACCGAAACGCTCAGGGCGCGGGGCAAAGACATCGACTTGATGCAATAG
- a CDS encoding GGDEF domain-containing protein: METLGFKNTGNLALVNPLQSHGTVVPTAPENLGPRVLELSSILQTTLELELQVQMFGKEIQRYLSVDGLLYTLPDGENRLLYGQEASHRATYDLKLEERSLGSVRVYREVPFAEKEIASLENLLCALVYPLRNALTYKQAVELASRDPLTGVPNRMALDSSLAREVDLAHRQGLPMSILVIDVDHFKRFNDDFGHAFGDDVLVAVAQSIANTIRRSDLMFRFGGEEFVVLASHTAEEGAKLLSERIRENIAAIATIRGRDTQVTASVGVAQLNEADTAEGLFERADQALYSAKRNGRNRTMVG; encoded by the coding sequence ATGGAAACTCTTGGCTTCAAAAACACAGGCAACCTCGCTTTGGTGAACCCGCTTCAGTCTCACGGCACCGTCGTACCGACAGCGCCCGAAAACCTCGGCCCGCGTGTACTCGAGTTATCCAGCATTCTGCAAACCACCCTCGAACTCGAACTGCAGGTGCAGATGTTCGGCAAGGAAATTCAGCGCTACCTCTCCGTGGACGGTCTGCTGTACACCCTGCCCGATGGCGAGAATCGCCTGCTGTACGGACAGGAGGCATCGCATCGCGCCACCTACGACCTGAAGCTCGAAGAGCGCTCGCTTGGCTCGGTGCGCGTCTACCGCGAAGTGCCGTTCGCCGAAAAGGAGATCGCGTCACTCGAGAACCTGTTGTGTGCGCTGGTCTACCCGTTGCGCAACGCCCTCACCTACAAGCAGGCGGTGGAACTCGCCTCGCGCGATCCGCTGACCGGTGTGCCCAACCGTATGGCATTGGACAGTTCACTGGCACGTGAGGTCGACTTGGCGCATCGCCAAGGCCTGCCGATGTCGATCCTCGTGATCGACGTCGATCACTTCAAACGCTTCAACGACGATTTCGGTCACGCCTTCGGCGATGACGTGCTCGTCGCCGTCGCGCAGAGCATCGCCAACACGATCCGCCGCAGCGACCTGATGTTCCGCTTCGGTGGTGAAGAGTTCGTCGTGCTGGCGAGCCACACCGCCGAAGAAGGCGCCAAGCTGCTGTCTGAGCGAATCCGCGAAAACATCGCCGCTATCGCCACCATCCGTGGTCGCGATACTCAGGTCACCGCCAGTGTCGGCGTTGCGCAATTGAACGAAGCCGATACAGCCGAAGGCTTGTTTGAACGTGCAGACCAAGCCCTGTACTCGGCCAAGCGCAATGGGCGTAATCGGACGATGGTTGGTTAA
- a CDS encoding endonuclease III domain-containing protein — protein MASRKSPAFAPPAKVLVKLYDDLLAAYGEQSWWPADTAFEVVVGAVLTQNAAWSNVEKAIDQLKRLNLLSLDSILASDHDTLADAIRPSGYFNIKARRLRNLCEYLAEQGGLERFAERDLAAQREGLLSVNGVGCETADDILLYALEQPVFVIDTYTRRLLERMNLAKGDEPYDDLRLGFERALPADVAMFKEYHALIVIHAKAACRKSPMCQACTIAGGCPTSSV, from the coding sequence ATGGCGAGTCGCAAGTCACCTGCATTTGCTCCACCCGCGAAGGTACTCGTCAAGCTCTACGACGATCTGCTCGCTGCCTACGGTGAGCAGTCGTGGTGGCCGGCGGATACCGCCTTCGAGGTCGTCGTCGGTGCGGTACTCACGCAGAACGCCGCCTGGTCGAATGTCGAGAAGGCGATCGATCAACTCAAGCGTCTCAACTTGCTTTCGCTCGACAGCATTCTCGCCAGCGATCACGACACGCTGGCCGATGCAATCCGTCCGTCAGGCTACTTCAACATCAAGGCACGTCGCCTGCGCAACCTGTGCGAATACCTGGCGGAGCAGGGCGGTCTGGAACGGTTTGCCGAACGTGATCTGGCTGCGCAGCGCGAAGGCTTGCTCAGCGTCAATGGCGTCGGGTGCGAAACGGCTGACGATATTCTGCTCTACGCCCTCGAACAGCCAGTATTCGTGATCGATACCTACACGCGCCGTCTGTTGGAACGCATGAACCTCGCCAAAGGCGATGAACCCTACGACGACCTACGCCTCGGCTTCGAGCGTGCGTTGCCCGCCGATGTGGCGATGTTCAAGGAATACCATGCGTTGATCGTTATACATGCCAAGGCGGCGTGCCGGAAGTCGCCGATGTGTCAGGCGTGTACCATTGCAGGTGGATGTCCGACTTCATCGGTTTAG
- the rluB gene encoding 23S rRNA pseudouridine(2605) synthase RluB: MKSDPKGGERLQKLLANAGLGSRRYLETLIDEGKVKVNGKVAKLGDRATPDDHIEVDGRPVGGKRLAGNQRFVILYNKPEGELVTRNDPEGRKTVFDRLPRLPYGRWIAVGRLDVNSAGLLLLTNDGELANRLMHPRTQIDREYAVRVKGEVTDDMVRQLVEGVQLEDGPARFEDIVDAGGEGANHWFHLVIMEGRKREVRRLWEAVGATVSRLKRVRYGPIFLDSSVKAGQWRELSAEEKRELLNVVDLNDKRPWGTLERTPGKKPPAKKPSAHGSPWKSRRER; encoded by the coding sequence ATGAAGTCTGATCCAAAGGGTGGCGAGCGCCTGCAGAAACTGCTCGCCAATGCCGGCCTCGGCTCACGCCGTTATCTCGAAACGCTGATCGACGAAGGCAAGGTCAAGGTCAACGGCAAGGTCGCCAAGCTGGGCGACCGGGCAACGCCTGACGATCACATCGAGGTCGACGGTCGACCGGTGGGCGGCAAGCGCCTCGCCGGCAACCAGCGATTCGTGATTCTGTACAACAAGCCGGAAGGCGAGTTGGTCACGCGCAATGACCCCGAAGGTCGCAAGACCGTATTCGATCGTCTGCCGCGTCTACCCTACGGCCGGTGGATCGCCGTTGGTCGTCTCGACGTAAACAGTGCGGGCCTTTTGCTGCTCACCAACGATGGCGAGCTGGCCAACCGCCTGATGCATCCGCGCACCCAGATCGATCGCGAATACGCCGTGCGCGTCAAAGGCGAAGTCACCGATGACATGGTGCGGCAGCTGGTCGAAGGTGTGCAGTTGGAAGACGGGCCGGCGCGCTTCGAAGACATCGTCGATGCGGGTGGCGAAGGTGCCAACCATTGGTTCCACCTGGTGATCATGGAAGGTCGCAAGCGCGAGGTGCGCCGTCTGTGGGAAGCGGTCGGTGCGACCGTGTCGCGACTGAAGCGCGTGCGCTACGGACCGATCTTTCTCGACAGCAGCGTCAAAGCGGGTCAGTGGCGCGAACTGAGCGCTGAAGAAAAACGCGAGCTGCTCAACGTAGTCGACCTCAACGACAAACGCCCCTGGGGCACGCTGGAACGTACGCCGGGCAAAAAGCCACCGGCCAAGAAACCGTCTGCTCACGGTTCACCGTGGAAGTCGCGCCGCGAGCGTTAG
- the scpB gene encoding SMC-Scp complex subunit ScpB, producing the protein MAAPELKNIVEAALLAAGRPLSLDALQTLFTEIECPEKKELREALETLAQDYEGRGIEVAEVSSGWRIQVRADCSPWVSRLWEEKPARYSRALMETLALVAYRQPITRGEIEDIRGVSVSTNIMKTLLEREWVRVVGHRDVPGKPSLYSTTREFLDYFGLKSLDELPTLAELRDLDEINRELDLSDPDKAGEEGAEGAEGDGESLDAEATEDTLAEAEAEAEAEAEAEAEAEAEAEAEAEAEAEAEAEAEAEAEAEAEAEAEAEAEAEAEAEAEAEAEAEAEAEAEAEAEAEAEAEAEAEAEAEAEAEAEAEAEAEAEAEAEAEAEAEAEAEAEAEAEAEAEAEAEAEAEAEAEAEAEKRERPILSSDEV; encoded by the coding sequence ATGGCTGCACCTGAGTTAAAGAATATCGTCGAGGCGGCATTGCTCGCCGCCGGTCGGCCCTTGTCGTTGGACGCATTGCAGACGCTGTTCACCGAGATCGAGTGTCCGGAAAAGAAAGAGCTGCGCGAGGCGCTCGAAACGTTGGCGCAGGACTATGAAGGTCGCGGTATCGAGGTGGCCGAGGTCTCCAGCGGCTGGCGCATCCAGGTGCGCGCCGACTGTTCGCCGTGGGTGTCGCGTCTGTGGGAAGAAAAGCCGGCGCGTTATTCGCGTGCGCTGATGGAAACGCTCGCGCTGGTCGCCTACCGACAGCCGATCACACGTGGCGAGATCGAAGACATCCGAGGTGTGTCGGTCAGCACCAACATCATGAAGACGCTGCTCGAACGCGAGTGGGTGCGTGTTGTTGGGCATCGCGATGTACCCGGCAAACCATCGCTGTACAGCACCACCCGGGAGTTCCTCGACTACTTCGGCCTGAAGTCGTTGGACGAACTGCCGACGTTGGCCGAGTTGCGCGATCTCGACGAGATCAATCGCGAGCTGGATCTGAGCGATCCGGACAAGGCGGGCGAAGAGGGTGCAGAAGGCGCTGAGGGCGATGGCGAGTCGCTTGACGCAGAAGCGACCGAGGACACACTTGCCGAAGCCGAAGCCGAAGCCGAAGCCGAAGCCGAAGCCGAAGCCGAAGCCGAAGCCGAAGCCGAAGCCGAAGCCGAAGCCGAAGCCGAAGCCGAAGCCGAAGCCGAAGCCGAAGCCGAAGCCGAAGCCGAAGCCGAAGCCGAAGCCGAAGCCGAAGCCGAAGCCGAAGCCGAAGCCGAAGCCGAAGCCGAAGCCGAAGCCGAAGCCGAAGCCGAAGCCGAAGCCGAAGCCGAAGCCGAAGCCGAAGCCGAAGCCGAAGCCGAAGCCGAAGCCGAAGCCGAAGCCGAAGCCGAAGCCGAAGCCGAAGCCGAAGCCGAAGCCGAAGCCGAAGCCGAAGCCGAAGCCGAAGCCGAAGCCGAAGCCGAAGCCGAAGCCGAAGCCGAAGCCGAAGCCGAAGCCGAAGCCGAAGCCGAAGCCGAAGCCGAAGCCGAAAAGCGCGAGCGGCCGATTCTGAGCAGCGATGAAGTCTGA
- a CDS encoding segregation and condensation protein A: MPFAVVQGQPQYNLPKDLYIPPDALEVFLDAFEGPLDLLLYLIRRQNLDILDIPIADITKQYMEYIELMQDLRLELAAEYLVMAAMLAEIKSRMLLPRPPADEEEEHDPRAELIRRLQEYERFKQAAEDIEALPQLGRDVFPVVVEVPHKHIDQDPPEVDLKEVLLALKDVLHRADMFSSHHVAREPLSLRERMSRVLESVNAERFTQFTDLFDISEGRQGVVVTFMAVLELIKQQLIELVQAESFAPIHVKAR, from the coding sequence ATGCCCTTTGCCGTCGTGCAGGGGCAGCCGCAGTACAACCTGCCCAAAGACCTCTACATTCCGCCCGACGCGCTCGAGGTGTTTCTCGATGCGTTCGAAGGCCCGCTCGATCTGCTGCTGTACCTGATCCGGCGGCAGAACCTCGACATCCTCGATATTCCGATTGCCGATATCACCAAGCAGTACATGGAATACATCGAGTTGATGCAGGATCTGCGTCTCGAACTCGCTGCCGAGTACCTGGTGATGGCGGCAATGCTGGCAGAGATCAAGTCGCGCATGTTGCTGCCGCGCCCACCGGCCGACGAAGAAGAAGAGCACGATCCGCGCGCCGAGCTGATTCGCCGGCTGCAGGAGTACGAGCGCTTCAAACAGGCGGCCGAAGATATCGAGGCACTGCCGCAACTGGGGCGTGACGTGTTCCCCGTGGTGGTCGAGGTGCCGCACAAGCACATCGACCAGGACCCGCCGGAAGTCGACCTCAAAGAGGTGCTGCTGGCACTCAAAGATGTGCTGCACCGCGCGGACATGTTCAGCAGTCACCATGTCGCGCGTGAACCCTTGTCGCTGCGCGAGCGTATGAGCCGCGTACTCGAATCGGTCAACGCCGAGCGGTTCACCCAGTTCACCGATCTGTTCGATATCAGCGAAGGCCGCCAGGGCGTGGTCGTGACCTTCATGGCGGTACTCGAACTGATCAAACAACAGTTGATTGAATTGGTGCAGGCCGAGTCGTTTGCACCGATCCATGTGAAGGCACGCTAA
- a CDS encoding tryptophan--tRNA ligase, whose translation MAAVAAQHARVLSGMRPTGRLHLGHYHGVLRNWVELQHEYQCFFFVADWHALTTDYDDPSKVPQATWDMVVDWLAAGVNPGEATLFVQSRVPEHAELHLLLSMITPLGWLERVPTYKDQQEKLKEKDLSTYGFLGYPLLQSADILVYRAGLVPVGEDQVVHVELTREVARRFNHIYGREPDFEEKAEQAIKKMGKKNAKLYAGYRRSYQEQGDEAALEAARALLESQQNIGIADRDRLFGYLEGGGKVILPEPQPLLTKASKMPGLDGQKMSKSYGNTIPLDALPEDVEKSLRTMPTDPARVRRTDPGDPANCPVWQFHEVYSDQGVQEWVQQGCKSAGIGCIECKQPVIDAVLAELKPMQERAKEYAEQPDLVRNIINEGCERAREVARETMDEVRHAMSLDY comes from the coding sequence TTGGCTGCCGTAGCTGCGCAACACGCACGCGTTCTATCCGGGATGCGCCCGACCGGGCGTTTGCACCTGGGTCACTATCATGGGGTTTTGCGCAACTGGGTCGAGTTGCAGCACGAGTACCAGTGCTTCTTCTTCGTCGCCGACTGGCATGCATTGACCACGGATTATGACGATCCAAGCAAGGTGCCGCAGGCCACCTGGGACATGGTGGTCGACTGGCTGGCCGCCGGCGTCAACCCGGGCGAAGCGACGCTGTTCGTGCAGTCGCGGGTGCCCGAGCATGCGGAGCTGCACCTGCTGCTGTCGATGATCACGCCGCTGGGTTGGCTCGAGCGTGTGCCGACCTACAAAGACCAGCAGGAAAAGCTCAAAGAGAAAGACCTGTCGACCTACGGCTTTCTGGGCTACCCGCTGCTGCAGTCGGCCGACATCCTGGTGTATCGCGCCGGCCTGGTGCCGGTCGGTGAAGACCAGGTGGTGCACGTCGAACTCACGCGCGAGGTGGCGCGCCGTTTCAACCACATCTATGGCCGCGAACCCGACTTCGAAGAGAAGGCAGAGCAGGCGATCAAGAAGATGGGCAAGAAGAACGCCAAGCTGTATGCCGGCTATCGGCGTTCCTACCAGGAGCAGGGCGACGAAGCGGCACTCGAAGCAGCGCGCGCCTTGCTCGAATCGCAACAGAATATCGGCATCGCCGATCGCGACCGTCTGTTCGGCTACCTCGAAGGCGGTGGCAAGGTAATCCTGCCCGAGCCGCAGCCGCTGCTGACCAAGGCGTCGAAGATGCCGGGCCTGGACGGGCAGAAGATGTCCAAGTCCTACGGCAACACCATACCGTTGGATGCCCTGCCCGAAGACGTCGAGAAGAGCCTGCGCACCATGCCGACCGATCCGGCGCGCGTGCGGCGTACCGATCCGGGCGATCCGGCCAACTGCCCTGTGTGGCAGTTCCACGAGGTGTATTCGGATCAAGGTGTGCAGGAATGGGTTCAGCAGGGCTGCAAGTCGGCCGGCATCGGCTGCATCGAATGCAAGCAGCCGGTGATCGATGCCGTGCTCGCCGAACTCAAACCGATGCAGGAACGCGCCAAGGAATACGCCGAGCAACCCGACCTGGTGCGCAACATCATCAACGAGGGTTGCGAACGGGCGCGTGAAGTGGCGCGCGAGACGATGGACGAAGTCCGACACGCGATGTCGCTCGACTACTGA
- a CDS encoding site-2 protease family protein, producing the protein MEELSLVQWIAVWALPLIFAVTVHEAAHGWMADRLGDPTARKLGRITFNPLAHIDPIGTVLVPLLMLSFTGFVIGWAKPVPVVPERLNSPKRDMAIVAAAGPGVNFLMAVAWSLLLLLAHNLLHTMHAVALPLLLMGIAGVIVNVMLMVLNLLPIPPLDGGRIMTGLLPAELSKMYARIEPFGMFILIGLLVTKVLGQLLWPMVVAVVGLLPGSDVVLGILPVPS; encoded by the coding sequence ATGGAAGAATTATCCCTCGTGCAGTGGATCGCGGTCTGGGCGTTGCCGCTGATCTTTGCCGTCACCGTTCACGAGGCCGCACACGGCTGGATGGCCGACCGCCTGGGCGACCCGACGGCGCGCAAACTCGGCCGGATCACCTTCAATCCGCTGGCGCATATCGATCCGATCGGCACCGTGCTGGTGCCGCTGCTGATGCTGAGCTTCACCGGCTTCGTGATTGGCTGGGCCAAGCCGGTACCGGTCGTACCCGAGCGCCTCAACTCGCCGAAGCGTGACATGGCGATCGTCGCGGCCGCCGGTCCCGGCGTAAATTTCCTGATGGCGGTCGCCTGGTCGCTGCTGTTGCTGCTGGCGCACAACCTGCTGCACACGATGCACGCCGTGGCGCTGCCGTTACTGTTGATGGGCATCGCCGGCGTGATCGTCAACGTCATGCTGATGGTGCTGAACCTGCTGCCGATTCCGCCGCTCGACGGCGGGCGCATCATGACCGGGCTACTGCCGGCCGAATTGTCGAAAATGTACGCGCGGATCGAACCTTTTGGGATGTTCATCCTGATAGGATTGCTGGTCACCAAGGTGCTGGGACAGCTGCTGTGGCCGATGGTGGTCGCCGTGGTCGGATTGCTGCCCGGCAGCGACGTCGTCTTGGGTATACTGCCGGTCCCGTCTTGA
- a CDS encoding L-threonylcarbamoyladenylate synthase, with protein sequence MSQFFQIHPENPQARLIRHAADIVRDGGVVIYPTDSSYAIGCQIGDKTAMDRIRQIRRLDEQHNFTLIGRSLSELSAYTKMDNQAHRLIKNLTPGPYTFILQATKQVPKRLMHAKRKTIGVRIPDNRVALALLDDLNEPLLSSTLILPGEDMPMMDPYEMRDTLGHAVDLIIDGGYCGYEPTSVIDLHEDPPKVLRAGLGDVSLFTD encoded by the coding sequence ATGTCTCAGTTTTTTCAGATCCACCCTGAGAACCCTCAGGCGCGGTTGATTCGTCATGCCGCGGACATCGTGCGCGACGGCGGGGTGGTGATCTATCCGACCGATTCCAGTTATGCCATCGGCTGCCAGATCGGCGACAAGACGGCGATGGATCGTATTCGTCAGATCCGGCGTCTCGACGAACAGCACAATTTCACGCTGATCGGACGCAGCCTGTCCGAGCTCTCGGCCTACACCAAGATGGACAACCAGGCCCACCGCCTGATCAAGAATCTGACGCCGGGTCCGTACACCTTCATCCTGCAGGCGACGAAGCAGGTTCCCAAGCGGCTGATGCACGCCAAGCGCAAGACGATCGGCGTGCGCATCCCGGACAACCGGGTGGCCCTGGCGCTGCTCGACGACCTCAACGAGCCGCTGCTCAGCAGCACGCTGATCCTGCCGGGCGAAGACATGCCGATGATGGACCCGTACGAGATGCGCGATACCCTCGGCCATGCGGTCGATCTGATCATCGACGGCGGCTACTGCGGCTATGAGCCGACCAGCGTGATCGATCTGCACGAAGACCCGCCCAAGGTGCTGCGCGCCGGACTGGGCGATGTGTCGCTGTTCACCGACTAG
- a CDS encoding PHP domain-containing protein, with product MPSSFDLHAHSTASDGTLTPRELICRAQAGGVEVMALTDHDTLEGVAEAADAAREVGIGFVPGVEISVTWQSLTIHIVGLNVAADDERLNGGLAGLREFRDWRAEEIGRRLAAKGIDGAFEGARALSNGRLISRTHFARFLVDNGHASDVRAVFKKYLVNGKPGYVPGEWAELEDAVRWIRLSGGQAVIAHPARYPLTRTKLRRLIGEFVEVGGAALEVVSGSHSKDDYFTMAHHARDFGLLASAGSDYHGPEQPWIELGRLPELPQGCKPIWKDWLISH from the coding sequence ATGCCCAGTTCATTTGATTTACATGCCCATTCCACCGCCTCCGACGGCACGCTGACGCCGCGCGAGCTGATCTGCCGCGCCCAGGCCGGGGGTGTGGAGGTGATGGCCCTGACCGATCACGACACGCTCGAGGGTGTCGCAGAGGCTGCCGACGCGGCGCGCGAGGTCGGCATCGGTTTCGTGCCGGGTGTCGAGATCTCGGTCACCTGGCAATCACTGACCATTCACATTGTTGGTCTGAACGTGGCCGCGGACGACGAGCGCTTGAACGGCGGCCTGGCAGGTTTGCGCGAGTTTCGCGATTGGCGCGCTGAAGAGATCGGTCGGCGCCTGGCCGCCAAGGGCATCGACGGTGCGTTCGAGGGCGCACGCGCACTATCCAACGGTCGTTTGATCAGTCGCACCCATTTCGCACGATTTCTGGTGGATAATGGCCACGCCAGCGATGTGCGCGCGGTGTTCAAAAAGTACCTGGTGAACGGCAAGCCGGGCTATGTGCCGGGCGAATGGGCCGAACTCGAGGATGCGGTGCGCTGGATTCGGCTTTCGGGTGGGCAAGCGGTAATCGCACACCCGGCGCGATACCCCCTTACGCGAACCAAGCTGCGGCGGCTGATCGGCGAATTCGTCGAGGTCGGCGGCGCGGCGCTTGAGGTCGTCTCGGGGAGTCATAGCAAGGACGACTACTTCACGATGGCGCACCATGCGCGTGATTTTGGTTTGCTGGCATCCGCCGGTTCCGATTACCACGGACCGGAACAGCCCTGGATCGAGCTCGGTCGATTGCCCGAGCTACCGCAGGGATGTAAACCAATTTGGAAGGATTGGCTGATAAGCCATTGA
- a CDS encoding septation protein A has protein sequence MKMLVDLFPVILFFVAYKLTDIYVATQVAIGAAVLQVAYLKLRRGRVEPMHWITLGFLVVLGGLTLFLHDPTFLKWKPTIVNWLLGAGFLLSSIFMKRDLLRRMMDQSLTLPDAVWRNLNIAWVVFFFASGAINLFVAYNFSEDTWVNFKLFGFLGLTLLFMIAQGFYLAKYLQAEPDSPQTQED, from the coding sequence ATGAAGATGCTCGTCGACCTGTTTCCGGTCATTCTGTTTTTCGTCGCCTACAAGCTGACCGATATCTACGTGGCTACGCAAGTCGCCATCGGCGCTGCCGTGTTGCAGGTGGCTTACCTCAAACTGCGCCGCGGTCGTGTCGAACCGATGCACTGGATTACGTTGGGTTTCTTGGTGGTCCTCGGTGGACTGACCCTGTTCCTGCATGATCCAACCTTCTTGAAGTGGAAACCAACCATCGTGAACTGGTTGCTGGGCGCCGGCTTCCTGCTGTCATCAATCTTCATGAAACGCGATCTGCTACGTCGCATGATGGATCAGTCGCTGACGCTGCCCGATGCCGTGTGGCGCAACCTGAACATCGCCTGGGTGGTGTTCTTCTTCGCCTCGGGCGCGATCAACCTGTTTGTTGCTTACAACTTCTCGGAAGACACCTGGGTAAATTTCAAGCTGTTCGGCTTCCTCGGCCTGACGCTGCTGTTCATGATCGCCCAGGGTTTCTATCTCGCGAAGTACCTGCAAGCCGAACCCGATTCACCGCAAACGCAAGAGGATTGA
- a CDS encoding YciI family protein — protein MLYCIVGTDVADSLPLRKSAREGHLQRLEQLQQEGRLVLAGPNPAVDSNDPGEAGFTGSLIVAEFADLDAAKAWADADPYIAAGVYADVIVKPFKQVFPK, from the coding sequence ATGCTTTACTGCATCGTTGGCACCGATGTAGCCGACAGCCTGCCGCTGCGCAAAAGTGCGCGCGAAGGCCATCTGCAGCGACTCGAACAACTGCAACAAGAAGGCCGCCTGGTACTGGCCGGCCCAAACCCGGCGGTCGACAGCAATGATCCCGGTGAGGCCGGATTCACCGGCAGCCTGATCGTCGCCGAGTTTGCCGACCTGGATGCCGCCAAGGCCTGGGCCGATGCCGATCCGTACATCGCCGCCGGCGTCTATGCCGACGTGATCGTCAAACCCTTCAAACAAGTCTTTCCCAAATAA
- a CDS encoding peptidylprolyl isomerase, with protein MRITATRFGALVLCLGLALPATAEQTATEDQAAQETTEPQTIVTIDGKPITNLHFALFVTQTGRQPEDAESQIDLLNEMINNFMVAESAEGQALAEEPEVKAALEVARARLLAQSFIRSEIAKVKIDEDEIKKIYDEQYGNKKRQEFKARHILLNSEEDAKALIKELDGGADFAELAKQRSIGPSKTVGGDLGWFAPDEMVAEFADATAALEDGAYSKAPVQTQFGWHVILREESRESPPPSLDTVRAEITQKIQQEQVTEAVSAIRKKANIEVQEAAQ; from the coding sequence ATGCGAATCACCGCAACTCGATTCGGCGCACTGGTCTTGTGCCTTGGGCTCGCCCTGCCGGCGACCGCCGAACAGACTGCCACCGAGGATCAGGCAGCCCAGGAAACCACCGAACCGCAAACCATCGTGACGATCGATGGCAAGCCGATCACCAACCTGCATTTTGCGCTGTTCGTCACCCAGACCGGCCGCCAGCCGGAGGATGCCGAGTCGCAGATCGACCTGTTGAACGAGATGATCAACAACTTCATGGTGGCCGAATCGGCAGAAGGCCAGGCCCTGGCCGAAGAACCCGAGGTCAAAGCGGCTTTGGAAGTGGCGCGCGCCCGCTTGTTGGCGCAGAGCTTCATCCGCTCGGAGATCGCCAAGGTCAAGATCGACGAAGACGAGATCAAGAAGATCTACGACGAACAGTACGGCAACAAGAAACGTCAGGAATTCAAGGCGCGCCACATCCTGCTCAATAGCGAAGAAGACGCCAAGGCCCTGATCAAGGAGCTGGATGGCGGCGCCGACTTTGCCGAGCTGGCCAAGCAGCGCTCGATCGGACCGAGCAAGACAGTCGGCGGCGATCTGGGCTGGTTTGCACCGGACGAGATGGTTGCGGAGTTCGCCGACGCAACTGCTGCGCTGGAAGACGGCGCCTACAGCAAGGCGCCGGTTCAGACGCAGTTCGGCTGGCACGTGATCCTGCGTGAAGAGAGCCGTGAGTCGCCCCCGCCTTCGTTGGATACGGTACGCGCCGAGATTACGCAGAAAATCCAGCAGGAACAGGTGACCGAGGCGGTGTCGGCAATCCGCAAGAAGGCCAATATCGAAGTTCAGGAAGCCGCCCAGTAA